The Streptomyces sp. Mut1 genome window below encodes:
- a CDS encoding endo-alpha-N-acetylgalactosaminidase family protein, whose product MSPRSTPVGAAAAAAAAVLALVGTALPAVAATPVPAAAGSAVPAGSPVISSHQLAVAVAADFPRVLTYTDRASGKRLTGSTRPVTAVTLNGTAHPVRLKGALRTTGSAARYTLAFTDLPGVEIDATLSVSGRATTFKVTAVRDTAAFRVSTIDIPGHDLVSVASTDAGAATAFTRLDTDSTKTADVFADVTKDTPADSAPSGATYAILNTGSLAAAVESNSSYDKPSGATDGDDARFWHQARKEDDGSTRVAVWSGQWTYRGEGAPKPESGDNLPWAKVVVTPDANGDKAVDWQDGAVAFRSIGVVAPGSEDTADRVITHIPFNFASQATHPFLRTLDDVKRISLSTDGLGQLALLKGYASEGHDSAHPDYGGDYNKRAGGLKDLNALLKDGKKWGATFGVHVNATEAYPEAKAFDEQLVDKTKPGWNWLGQSYYIDQRRDINSGDLAERFQQLRDETGSNLSMLYIDVYYTHGWIADKTVQALQKQGWNVSSEWADKFERASLWSHWANDLDYGGATNKGLNSKIIRFIRNGEKDVWNNDPVLGQSAIDEFEGWTGETDWNTFYDNIWQRNLPAKYLQQQQITRWDGNDITLTGGVSGTVEDGRRTFYDHGRKVLSGTDYLLPWDDGKKLYHYSQDGGTSSWAVPSKGTYTVYALTDNGRVRTGTVRPVDGRITLKAEAGQPYVLYPDQAPRAADAKWGEDTLVADPGFNDDRLGDWSKTGTAVRDTDDRGRNSAKLSGTATAALSQRIDGLKPGARYTASALIEVEPGKSRHTTLSAGGKSVAVDHSTAKDYVAASDWHGTYFQRAEVNFTAPAHGRTSLRIEAAKGSTASVRADDVRIVANAPATKKNTVVHEDFEDVAQGWGPFLKGDAGGSTDPRTVISQLHAPYTQAGWNGKLVDDVLDGKESLKAHEENTGLVYRTAPWTVPMTDGHRYRVEYDYQSSHAGAYEWVDGYDRITGDGKPASVETRTTAIGAQHTTGHFAETVTAGCGDTWTGLRKRGDAPEGADFVLDGFTVTDLGRAPADERAACSTLAVTAAAETLEPGTANTVKASFTNYESTAATGVSVKLTLPDGWQAEPAGSVTFGSVAAGATATASWQVTPPLDAEYRTYALASEASYTTGDGQRTLGAQTSVRTLPPPPTTDSWASDLDWTATTNGWGPVERDLSNGETGTGDGTPLTIGGTVHEKGLGSHAPATVRYYLGGRCTSFTAEVGVDDVQKTAGSVRFSIEADGTEVVKSPVLKAADAAWPLTADVTGATYVELIVGDGGDGNGNDHADWGSARFHCGG is encoded by the coding sequence ATGTCACCAAGAAGTACGCCGGTGGGCGCAGCAGCCGCCGCCGCAGCCGCCGTCCTGGCCCTGGTGGGGACCGCGCTCCCCGCCGTCGCCGCCACCCCCGTACCCGCCGCGGCCGGCAGCGCCGTCCCCGCGGGCAGCCCCGTCATCTCCTCCCACCAGCTCGCCGTCGCCGTCGCCGCCGACTTCCCGCGCGTCCTCACGTACACCGACCGCGCCTCCGGCAAGCGGCTGACCGGCTCCACCCGGCCGGTCACCGCCGTCACCCTGAACGGCACCGCGCACCCCGTCCGGCTCAAGGGCGCTTTGAGGACCACCGGGTCGGCCGCCCGCTACACGCTGGCCTTCACCGACCTGCCGGGCGTCGAGATCGACGCCACGCTCTCCGTCTCCGGGCGCGCGACCACCTTCAAGGTGACCGCCGTCCGCGACACCGCCGCCTTCCGGGTCTCCACGATCGACATACCCGGCCACGACCTGGTCTCCGTCGCCAGCACCGACGCCGGGGCCGCGACCGCCTTCACCCGGCTGGACACCGACTCCACGAAGACCGCCGACGTCTTCGCGGACGTCACGAAGGACACCCCGGCCGACTCCGCGCCCTCCGGGGCCACCTACGCGATCCTCAACACCGGGTCGCTGGCCGCCGCCGTGGAGTCCAACTCCTCGTACGACAAGCCCTCCGGCGCCACCGACGGCGACGACGCCCGCTTCTGGCACCAGGCCCGCAAGGAGGACGACGGCTCCACCCGGGTCGCCGTCTGGTCGGGGCAGTGGACCTACCGGGGCGAGGGGGCGCCCAAGCCGGAGAGCGGCGACAACCTGCCCTGGGCGAAGGTCGTCGTCACCCCCGACGCCAACGGCGACAAGGCCGTCGACTGGCAGGACGGGGCCGTCGCGTTCCGCTCCATCGGCGTGGTCGCGCCGGGCAGCGAGGACACCGCGGACCGGGTGATCACGCACATCCCGTTCAACTTCGCCAGCCAGGCCACCCACCCCTTCCTGCGCACCCTGGACGACGTCAAGCGGATCTCGCTGTCCACGGACGGCCTCGGCCAGCTCGCCCTGCTCAAGGGGTACGCCTCCGAGGGCCACGACTCCGCCCACCCCGACTACGGCGGCGACTACAACAAGCGCGCCGGCGGGCTGAAGGACCTCAACGCCCTCCTGAAGGACGGCAAGAAGTGGGGCGCCACCTTCGGCGTCCACGTCAACGCCACGGAGGCGTACCCGGAGGCGAAGGCGTTCGACGAACAGCTTGTCGACAAGACGAAGCCGGGCTGGAACTGGCTGGGCCAGAGCTACTACATCGACCAGCGCCGCGACATCAACAGCGGCGACCTCGCCGAGCGCTTCCAGCAGCTGCGCGACGAGACCGGCTCCAACCTCTCCATGCTGTACATCGACGTCTACTACACGCACGGCTGGATCGCGGACAAGACCGTCCAGGCCCTCCAGAAGCAGGGCTGGAACGTCTCCAGCGAGTGGGCCGACAAATTCGAGCGGGCCTCGCTCTGGTCGCACTGGGCCAATGACCTCGACTACGGCGGCGCCACCAACAAGGGCCTCAACTCGAAGATCATCCGGTTCATCCGCAACGGCGAGAAGGACGTCTGGAACAACGACCCGGTCCTCGGCCAGAGCGCCATCGACGAGTTCGAGGGGTGGACCGGCGAGACCGACTGGAACACCTTCTACGACAACATCTGGCAGCGCAATCTGCCCGCCAAGTACCTCCAGCAGCAGCAGATCACCCGCTGGGACGGCAACGACATCACCCTGACCGGCGGGGTCAGCGGCACGGTCGAGGACGGCAGGCGCACCTTCTACGACCACGGCCGCAAGGTGCTCAGCGGCACCGACTACCTGCTCCCGTGGGACGACGGCAAGAAGCTGTACCACTACAGCCAGGACGGCGGTACGAGCAGCTGGGCTGTGCCGTCGAAGGGCACGTACACCGTCTACGCGCTCACCGACAACGGCCGCGTCAGGACCGGCACGGTCCGCCCGGTCGACGGGAGGATCACGCTGAAGGCCGAGGCCGGACAGCCGTACGTCCTCTACCCGGACCAGGCCCCCCGGGCCGCGGACGCCAAGTGGGGCGAGGACACCCTCGTCGCCGACCCCGGCTTCAACGACGACCGGCTCGGCGACTGGTCGAAGACCGGCACCGCCGTCCGCGACACCGACGACCGGGGCCGCAACAGCGCGAAGCTCTCGGGCACCGCGACCGCCGCGCTCTCCCAGCGCATCGACGGACTGAAGCCCGGCGCCCGCTACACCGCGTCCGCCCTCATCGAGGTCGAACCCGGAAAGAGCAGGCACACCACCCTCTCGGCCGGCGGGAAGTCCGTCGCCGTGGACCACTCCACGGCCAAGGACTACGTCGCCGCTTCCGACTGGCACGGCACGTACTTCCAGCGCGCCGAGGTCAACTTCACCGCCCCCGCCCATGGCCGCACCAGCTTGCGCATCGAGGCCGCGAAGGGCAGCACGGCGAGTGTCCGCGCCGACGACGTACGCATCGTCGCCAACGCACCGGCCACGAAGAAGAACACCGTCGTCCACGAGGACTTCGAGGACGTCGCCCAGGGCTGGGGCCCCTTCCTCAAGGGCGACGCGGGCGGCTCCACCGACCCCCGCACCGTCATCTCCCAGCTGCACGCCCCGTACACCCAGGCCGGCTGGAACGGGAAGCTCGTCGACGACGTGCTCGACGGCAAGGAGTCGCTGAAGGCCCACGAGGAGAACACCGGGCTCGTCTACCGCACCGCCCCCTGGACCGTCCCGATGACGGACGGCCACCGCTACCGGGTCGAGTACGACTACCAGTCCAGCCACGCCGGGGCCTACGAGTGGGTCGACGGCTACGACCGGATCACCGGCGACGGCAAGCCCGCGTCCGTCGAGACCCGGACCACCGCCATCGGCGCCCAGCACACCACCGGCCACTTCGCCGAGACCGTCACGGCGGGCTGCGGCGACACCTGGACCGGTCTGCGCAAGCGCGGCGACGCCCCCGAGGGTGCCGACTTCGTCCTCGACGGCTTCACCGTGACCGACCTCGGCAGGGCGCCCGCCGACGAGCGGGCCGCCTGCTCCACGCTCGCGGTGACGGCCGCCGCCGAGACCCTGGAACCGGGCACCGCCAACACCGTGAAGGCGAGCTTCACCAACTACGAGTCCACCGCCGCCACCGGCGTCTCGGTGAAGCTGACCCTCCCCGACGGCTGGCAGGCCGAGCCCGCGGGCTCCGTCACCTTCGGCTCGGTCGCGGCCGGCGCCACGGCCACCGCGAGCTGGCAGGTCACCCCGCCTCTCGACGCCGAGTACCGCACGTACGCCCTGGCCTCCGAGGCGTCGTATACGACCGGCGACGGGCAGCGGACGCTCGGCGCGCAGACCTCCGTACGCACCCTGCCGCCGCCGCCCACCACGGACAGCTGGGCCAGTGACCTGGACTGGACGGCCACCACCAACGGCTGGGGGCCGGTCGAGCGCGACCTGTCCAACGGCGAGACCGGAACCGGTGACGGCACCCCGCTGACCATCGGCGGCACGGTCCACGAGAAGGGCCTCGGCAGCCACGCCCCGGCCACCGTCCGCTACTACCTCGGCGGCCGGTGCACCTCGTTCACCGCGGAGGTGGGCGTGGACGACGTGCAGAAGACCGCGGGCAGCGTGCGGTTCTCCATCGAGGCGGACGGCACCGAGGTGGTGAAGTCACCGGTCCTCAAGGCCGCCGACGCCGCCTGGCCGCTCACCGCCGACGTCACCGGAGCCACGTATGTCGAGCTGATCGTCGGCGACGGCGGCGACGGAAACGGCAACGACCACGCCGACTGGGGCAGCGCCCGCTTCCACTGCGGCGGCTGA
- a CDS encoding S1 family peptidase has translation MGELRADWRLRLRRDGPEGPVCGAGVLLTQDRILTCAHVVGEADARMWVEFAESPGIPPVAARVAPDGWLPGREGPDREDVAVLALDSPRPQAEPAPLGRRLERGREVWAGGYSQTFDDGMWLSGRISGLHGDWVQLDARNNAEVVRPGFSGAAVHTRREDSRPEQVVGLVVSWRGDLELAPPTENDLAFSYMIPVDRIAALVPLVAELCGPDGWDPGLARRLRHWFAGVDQPSVRFGVVPSGGGRDRTLRHQLHRAHLVHHGGRDRPAALVETLVAQLRPPRHQRNRYRDWLLEGGDEPERSLAGRPAAGPVLAVLGLDEDPDPAGLVRILARVRTLGFRLLITVRAADGPWFDPVVRELLVPALDEQAEELLRRAENREREWARLSGLIDSASAPPRPATAPATRRRHLRDLRTLPEPHAQLTALKQLLRDLRTDLDARPGPGGPGLPDQRTGPAGRP, from the coding sequence ATGGGGGAGTTGAGAGCGGACTGGCGGCTGCGGTTGCGCCGCGACGGCCCGGAGGGACCGGTGTGCGGGGCCGGTGTGCTGCTCACCCAGGACCGGATACTGACCTGCGCCCACGTCGTCGGTGAGGCGGACGCCCGGATGTGGGTGGAGTTCGCCGAGAGCCCCGGCATCCCGCCGGTCGCCGCCCGGGTCGCCCCGGACGGCTGGCTCCCGGGCCGCGAAGGACCCGACCGTGAGGACGTCGCCGTCCTCGCCCTGGACAGCCCCCGCCCCCAGGCCGAACCCGCCCCGCTCGGGCGGCGGCTGGAACGCGGCCGGGAGGTGTGGGCCGGCGGCTACTCGCAGACCTTCGACGACGGCATGTGGCTCTCCGGCCGGATCAGCGGACTCCACGGCGACTGGGTGCAGTTGGACGCCAGGAACAACGCCGAGGTGGTGCGCCCCGGCTTCAGCGGCGCCGCCGTCCACACCCGCCGCGAGGACTCCCGCCCCGAACAGGTCGTCGGCCTCGTCGTCAGCTGGCGCGGCGACCTGGAGCTGGCACCGCCCACCGAGAACGACCTCGCCTTCTCCTACATGATCCCCGTCGACCGCATCGCCGCACTCGTCCCGCTGGTCGCCGAACTGTGCGGCCCCGACGGCTGGGACCCGGGACTCGCGCGGCGGCTGCGCCACTGGTTCGCGGGCGTCGACCAGCCGTCCGTGCGCTTCGGCGTCGTCCCGTCCGGCGGCGGTCGGGACCGCACCCTGCGCCACCAGCTGCACCGCGCCCACCTCGTCCACCACGGCGGCCGGGACCGGCCCGCCGCGCTGGTGGAGACCCTGGTCGCCCAGCTCCGTCCCCCGCGCCACCAGCGCAACCGCTACCGCGACTGGCTCCTGGAGGGCGGCGACGAACCCGAACGCTCACTCGCCGGCCGGCCCGCCGCCGGACCCGTCCTCGCCGTCCTCGGCCTGGACGAGGACCCGGACCCGGCCGGGCTCGTCCGCATTCTGGCCCGGGTGCGCACCCTCGGCTTCCGGCTCCTGATCACCGTGCGCGCCGCCGACGGCCCGTGGTTCGACCCGGTCGTGCGCGAGCTGCTCGTACCGGCCCTGGACGAGCAGGCCGAGGAACTGCTGCGCCGGGCCGAAAACAGGGAACGCGAGTGGGCCCGGCTCAGCGGCCTGATCGACTCGGCGTCCGCACCCCCACGCCCCGCCACCGCCCCGGCCACCCGCCGCCGCCACCTCCGCGACCTGCGCACACTCCCCGAACCCCACGCACAGCTGACCGCACTCAAACAGCTGTTACGGGACTTACGCACCGACCTCGACGCGCGGCCCGGACCGGGCGGCCCCGGCCTGCCGGACCAGCGCACCGGCCCGGCGGGGCGCCCATGA
- a CDS encoding serine/threonine protein kinase — protein sequence MRIPCPHRRFTGAPCEGAVRSTGYCDTCGRGQAATGLPSLPAAPEDHGPRGLLELPLLDPGSPAERLAAAERPVRIAMTCSAKACGTAFVPPYTAAPPPDEGHCPVCGAPYSYRPELTKDGPPLQDQYRIRGPIAHGGQGWVYLAEDTHLEDFVAVKGLLNRYAERGAAQAGEERRSLVAIRHERIVQIRDFVSTTNPDGTVSGGYIVMEDVGDRTLSALVESVRQGALTLDIEHVITYGCQILEALAHLHGMGFLYGDMKPSNVIHHLDGIKVIDLGGVRKAGSADPPPVITPWFAAPETHSGSPLTVAHDVHTVGATLAELAGWAVGDDVPGLGTSSFRLVVDRATAPDPEQRFGSADDMAGQLRGVLREIRALRGKRDQPEPSAYFTPSTELLGARLGSVPDYAHWLRRPLHSRRETPRAPALDPGRPTPTEIARRLPVPRPYPGDPQAARFGVSSYDPGQPLTQPAEGERSVEICLHNARLLLGQEDDDALARARAQVEAADAIPGPGPVRQWRLNWHWGLVALRAADVLVPDAAREERDAMLEAAHGHFAAVHRALPGEYAAKLALAYCAEQLGPARQPADGPSAYELFRAVHARNPSHVGAALGLARLALARGDRAAAVEVLDLVPDESRDHTVARVAALRIRAARLAAGERPLPDEADIDAALTALAGPVVSGDEAAWLLRTELYEWKLDAVRAAAGSPAPRRGWLRMGLPPPPVPGERAVRAELEQCYRWLARQRQRPAEYERLIDLSHAVRPQTRF from the coding sequence ATGAGAATCCCCTGCCCGCACCGCCGCTTCACCGGCGCCCCCTGCGAAGGCGCCGTGCGGTCCACCGGCTACTGCGACACCTGCGGGCGCGGCCAGGCCGCCACCGGCCTCCCGTCCCTGCCCGCCGCCCCCGAGGACCACGGCCCCCGCGGACTCCTCGAACTCCCGCTGCTGGACCCGGGCAGCCCCGCCGAGCGCCTGGCCGCCGCCGAACGCCCGGTACGCATCGCGATGACCTGCTCCGCCAAGGCCTGCGGCACCGCGTTCGTCCCCCCGTACACCGCCGCCCCGCCCCCCGACGAGGGGCACTGCCCGGTGTGCGGGGCGCCCTACTCCTACCGCCCCGAACTGACGAAGGACGGGCCGCCGCTCCAGGACCAGTACCGCATCCGGGGCCCCATCGCCCACGGCGGCCAGGGCTGGGTCTACCTCGCCGAGGACACCCACCTGGAGGACTTCGTCGCCGTCAAGGGACTCCTCAACCGCTACGCCGAACGCGGCGCGGCCCAGGCCGGTGAGGAGCGCCGCAGCCTCGTCGCCATCCGGCACGAACGCATCGTCCAGATCCGCGACTTCGTCTCCACCACCAACCCCGACGGCACGGTCTCCGGCGGCTACATCGTGATGGAGGACGTCGGCGACCGCACCCTGTCCGCCCTCGTCGAATCCGTCCGGCAGGGCGCCTTGACCCTCGACATCGAGCACGTCATCACCTACGGCTGCCAGATCCTGGAGGCCCTCGCCCATCTGCACGGCATGGGCTTCCTCTACGGCGACATGAAGCCGTCCAACGTCATCCACCACCTCGACGGCATCAAGGTCATCGACCTCGGCGGCGTCCGCAAGGCGGGCAGCGCCGACCCGCCGCCCGTCATCACCCCCTGGTTCGCCGCCCCCGAGACACACAGCGGCAGCCCCCTCACCGTCGCCCACGACGTGCACACGGTCGGCGCCACCCTCGCCGAACTCGCCGGCTGGGCCGTCGGCGACGACGTGCCGGGCCTCGGCACCAGCTCCTTCCGGCTCGTCGTGGATCGCGCCACAGCCCCGGACCCCGAACAGCGCTTCGGCTCCGCCGACGACATGGCCGGACAGCTGCGCGGGGTGCTGCGCGAGATCCGGGCCCTGCGCGGCAAGCGGGACCAGCCCGAACCCTCCGCCTACTTCACCCCCTCCACCGAACTGCTCGGCGCCCGCCTCGGCTCGGTGCCCGACTACGCGCACTGGCTGCGCCGCCCGCTGCACAGCCGACGCGAGACGCCCCGGGCCCCCGCGCTCGACCCGGGCAGGCCCACCCCCACCGAGATCGCCCGCAGGCTGCCGGTGCCCAGGCCCTACCCGGGCGACCCGCAGGCCGCCCGCTTCGGGGTCAGCAGCTACGACCCCGGCCAGCCGCTCACCCAGCCCGCCGAGGGGGAGCGCTCGGTCGAGATCTGCCTGCACAACGCCCGGCTGCTGCTCGGCCAGGAGGACGACGACGCGCTCGCGCGAGCCCGCGCCCAGGTCGAGGCGGCGGACGCCATACCGGGACCCGGACCGGTCAGGCAGTGGCGGCTCAACTGGCACTGGGGCCTGGTCGCGCTGCGCGCGGCCGATGTGCTGGTGCCCGACGCGGCACGGGAGGAGCGGGACGCGATGCTGGAGGCCGCCCACGGCCACTTCGCCGCCGTCCACCGGGCGCTGCCCGGCGAGTACGCGGCCAAGCTGGCGCTCGCCTACTGCGCGGAACAGCTCGGCCCCGCCCGGCAGCCCGCCGACGGCCCGTCCGCGTACGAACTGTTCCGCGCGGTGCACGCCCGCAACCCCTCGCACGTGGGCGCCGCCCTCGGCCTGGCCAGGCTCGCCCTCGCACGCGGCGACCGGGCCGCCGCCGTCGAGGTCCTGGACCTGGTGCCCGACGAGTCCCGCGACCACACCGTCGCCCGCGTCGCGGCCCTGCGCATCCGGGCGGCCCGGCTGGCTGCGGGGGAGCGGCCGCTGCCCGACGAGGCCGACATCGACGCCGCGCTGACCGCCCTCGCCGGCCCGGTGGTGAGCGGCGACGAGGCGGCCTGGCTGCTGCGGACCGAGCTGTACGAGTGGAAGCTCGACGCCGTACGCGCGGCAGCCGGCTCCCCGGCACCGCGCCGGGGATGGCTGCGCATGGGCCTGCCGCCCCCGCCCGTACCCGGCGAACGGGCCGTGCGCGCGGAGCTGGAGCAGTGCTACCGGTGGCTCGCCCGGCAGCGGCAGAGACCGGCCGAGTACGAGCGGCTGATCGACCTCTCCCACGCGGTCCGCCCGCAGACCCGCTTCTGA
- a CDS encoding carbohydrate ABC transporter substrate-binding protein, with amino-acid sequence MLLLTTAGCGLAAPGGSDAEPKVTILGPWTGAQEDRFTDVLDGFGIPYTYQGTAATREVLLAEVQAGNPPDIAILPGVGELVEYAAEGRLNRLGDLYDSKEYGTPWRPAAQGLADDLWVPLKADLKSIAWYRDGEAPPPQPAPLSAWCAGMGDDGSSGWPGSDWIEDLLLQQAGPALYARWATGDLDWTADYVVTAWTTWAGLLSQGSRAQRRAILESDHRGPEGGNGLLFGGGCTVEHQGSFARSFYGDRQGRAVLTDSAGLLPGGPYRVRGHEVSADFAALFGGGDAARALIRRLASEKAQEEWGREGGVFSANSAVPARKGEVEKQVSSRLTDQGVPLCLDASDVMPAAVRDAFYEAVLLTVAHPDEPVRARLEGIQKVQDAQPATIPRLTGVCGRPQ; translated from the coding sequence GTGCTGCTCCTGACGACGGCCGGCTGCGGCCTCGCGGCCCCCGGCGGCAGCGACGCCGAACCGAAGGTGACGATCCTCGGCCCCTGGACCGGCGCGCAGGAGGACCGGTTCACGGATGTCCTGGACGGCTTCGGCATCCCGTACACCTACCAGGGCACCGCCGCCACCCGCGAGGTGCTGCTCGCCGAGGTCCAGGCCGGCAACCCGCCCGACATCGCGATCCTGCCCGGCGTCGGCGAACTCGTGGAGTACGCCGCCGAGGGCCGGCTGAACCGCCTGGGCGACCTGTACGACAGCAAGGAGTACGGCACCCCGTGGCGCCCCGCGGCCCAGGGGCTGGCGGACGACCTGTGGGTCCCGCTCAAGGCCGACCTCAAGTCCATCGCCTGGTACCGCGACGGCGAGGCCCCACCACCCCAGCCGGCCCCGCTGAGCGCCTGGTGCGCCGGCATGGGCGACGACGGCTCGTCCGGCTGGCCCGGCAGCGACTGGATCGAGGACCTGCTCCTCCAGCAGGCGGGACCGGCGCTGTACGCGCGCTGGGCGACCGGTGACCTGGACTGGACCGCCGACTACGTCGTCACCGCCTGGACCACCTGGGCGGGCCTGCTCTCCCAGGGCTCGCGCGCACAGCGCCGGGCGATCCTGGAGAGCGACCACCGGGGCCCGGAGGGCGGGAACGGGCTGCTCTTCGGCGGCGGCTGCACCGTCGAACACCAGGGCTCCTTCGCCCGCTCCTTCTACGGGGACCGCCAGGGCCGGGCCGTCCTCACCGACTCGGCGGGGCTGCTGCCGGGCGGCCCGTACAGGGTGCGGGGCCACGAGGTCTCGGCCGACTTCGCCGCGCTCTTCGGCGGGGGTGACGCGGCCCGCGCGCTGATCCGGCGGCTCGCCTCCGAGAAGGCCCAGGAGGAATGGGGCCGCGAGGGCGGGGTGTTTTCGGCCAATTCCGCGGTGCCGGCCCGCAAGGGCGAGGTCGAGAAGCAGGTGAGCAGCCGCCTCACGGACCAGGGGGTGCCGCTGTGCCTGGACGCGTCGGACGTCATGCCGGCGGCGGTGCGGGACGCGTTCTACGAGGCGGTGCTGCTGACCGTGGCGCATCCGGACGAGCCGGTGCGCGCCCGCCTCGAAGGCATCCAGAAGGTGCAGGACGCCCAGCCCGCCACCATCCCCCGGCTCACGGGTGTGTGCGGCAGACCACAGTGA
- a CDS encoding acyl-CoA carboxylase subunit beta gives MTVVDETQGEPSDTRGRVAELLALREQARRGPSDRATEAQHAKGKLTARERIELLVDPGSFHEVEQLRRHRATGFGLEAKKPYTDGVITGWGTVDGRTVFVYAHDFRIFGGALGEAHATKIHKIMDMAISAGAPLVSLNDGAGARIQEGVSALAGYGGIFQRNTRASGVIPQISVMLGPCAGGAAYSPALTDFVFMVRETSQMFITGPDVVKAVTGEEITQNGLGGADVHAETSGVAHFAYDDEETCIAEVRYLIGMLPSNNRENPPTAASDDPADRRGDTLLDLVPADGNRPYDMHKVIEELVDDGDYLEIHERWARNIICALARMDGQVVGIVANQPQALAGVLDIEASEKAARFVQMCDAFNIPIITLLDVPGFLPGVDQEHGGIIRHGAKLLYAYCNATVPRISLILRKAYGGAYIVMDSQSIGADLTYAWPTNEIAVMGAEGAANVIFRRQIAEAQDPEAMRTRMVKEYKTELMHPYYAAERGLVDDVIDPAETREVLIASLAMLRSKHADLPARKHGNPPQ, from the coding sequence ATGACCGTTGTGGACGAAACCCAGGGCGAGCCGAGCGACACCCGCGGCCGTGTGGCCGAACTGCTGGCACTGCGCGAGCAGGCCCGGCGCGGACCCAGTGACCGGGCGACCGAGGCGCAGCACGCCAAGGGCAAGCTGACCGCCCGCGAGCGCATCGAGCTGCTCGTGGACCCGGGTTCGTTCCACGAGGTCGAGCAGCTGCGCCGGCACCGGGCGACGGGTTTCGGCCTGGAGGCGAAGAAGCCGTACACCGATGGTGTGATCACCGGGTGGGGCACGGTGGATGGCCGGACGGTGTTCGTGTACGCGCACGACTTCCGGATCTTCGGCGGTGCGCTGGGCGAGGCTCACGCGACGAAGATCCATAAGATCATGGACATGGCGATCTCGGCCGGTGCGCCGCTGGTCTCGCTGAACGACGGCGCGGGTGCCCGTATCCAGGAGGGCGTCTCGGCGCTCGCCGGGTACGGGGGGATCTTCCAGCGCAACACCAGGGCGTCCGGTGTCATCCCGCAGATCAGCGTGATGCTCGGCCCGTGTGCGGGCGGCGCGGCCTACAGCCCCGCCCTCACCGACTTCGTGTTCATGGTCCGTGAGACCTCGCAGATGTTCATCACCGGTCCGGACGTCGTCAAGGCGGTCACGGGCGAGGAGATCACCCAGAACGGCCTCGGCGGGGCAGATGTGCACGCGGAGACCTCGGGCGTCGCGCACTTCGCGTACGACGACGAGGAGACCTGCATCGCCGAGGTCCGCTACCTCATCGGGATGCTGCCCTCCAACAACCGGGAGAACCCGCCCACCGCGGCGAGCGACGACCCGGCCGACCGGCGCGGCGACACCCTCCTGGACCTCGTGCCGGCCGATGGCAACCGCCCGTACGACATGCACAAGGTGATCGAGGAGCTCGTCGACGACGGGGACTACCTGGAGATCCACGAGCGCTGGGCCCGCAACATCATCTGCGCGCTGGCCCGGATGGACGGCCAGGTCGTCGGGATCGTCGCCAACCAGCCGCAGGCCCTGGCGGGCGTGCTGGACATCGAGGCGTCCGAGAAAGCCGCACGCTTCGTACAGATGTGCGACGCCTTCAACATCCCCATCATCACTCTTCTGGACGTCCCCGGCTTCCTGCCCGGCGTCGACCAGGAGCACGGTGGAATCATCCGCCACGGCGCGAAGCTGCTCTACGCCTACTGCAACGCGACGGTGCCCAGGATCTCCCTGATCCTGCGCAAGGCCTACGGCGGCGCCTACATCGTCATGGACAGCCAGTCCATCGGCGCCGACCTCACCTACGCCTGGCCCACCAACGAGATCGCCGTCATGGGCGCCGAAGGCGCCGCCAACGTCATCTTCCGCCGCCAGATCGCCGAGGCCCAGGACCCCGAAGCCATGCGCACCCGCATGGTCAAGGAGTACAAGACCGAGCTGATGCACCCGTACTACGCAGCCGAACGCGGACTCGTGGACGACGTCATCGACCCCGCCGAAACCCGCGAGGTCCTGATCGCCTCGCTCGCGATGCTCCGCTCCAAGCACGCCGACCTGCCGGCCCGCAAGCACGGCAACCCCCCGCAGTAG
- a CDS encoding acyl-CoA carboxylase subunit epsilon, with protein MSTATAESVLRVEKGLADPEELAAVTAVLLARAAAQPAEIPALRGRDTAGWRRLERTPGFRAPHSWQG; from the coding sequence ATGAGCACTGCCACCGCCGAGTCCGTGCTGCGCGTCGAGAAGGGTCTCGCCGACCCCGAGGAGCTGGCCGCCGTCACCGCGGTCCTGCTCGCCCGCGCGGCCGCCCAGCCCGCCGAGATCCCCGCCCTCCGGGGCCGCGACACGGCAGGCTGGCGCCGCCTGGAGCGCACCCCCGGCTTCCGGGCGCCCCACAGCTGGCAGGGCTGA